The following are encoded together in the Acidobacteriota bacterium genome:
- a CDS encoding type II toxin-antitoxin system prevent-host-death family antitoxin: MSEVGVFEAKTHLPRLLKRVQAGERFVITRHERPVAELIPYRGADMDQVRTAIENLREFRKSNSLGGLSIRELIEEGRRY, from the coding sequence ATGTCTGAAGTCGGTGTGTTCGAGGCGAAGACCCACCTGCCCCGCCTGCTCAAGCGTGTGCAGGCCGGCGAGAGGTTCGTCATCACGCGGCATGAGCGGCCGGTCGCCGAACTGATCCCCTACCGAGGGGCCGATATGGACCAGGTACGCACCGCGATCGAGAACCTGAGGGAGTTCCGCAAGTCAAACAGCCTGGGCGGCCTGTCGATTCGCGAACTGATCGAGGAGGGGCGTCGCTACTGA
- a CDS encoding type II toxin-antitoxin system VapC family toxin, with product MAFVLDASMTLAWVFPDEATETTDRLLESLLERQAYAPGLWPIEVANAFLAATRRHRLEASRWPWIRHSLDSLPIAVEPVDPARVGSAVLELAHDRGISVYDAMYLELALRMGLPLATLDERLAAEARAVGVEALGG from the coding sequence ATGGCGTTCGTGCTGGACGCTTCGATGACCCTGGCGTGGGTCTTCCCGGACGAGGCGACGGAGACGACCGACCGATTGCTCGAGTCATTGCTGGAACGCCAGGCGTATGCGCCCGGCCTCTGGCCGATCGAGGTGGCAAACGCCTTTCTGGCGGCGACGCGCCGGCACCGACTCGAGGCGAGCAGATGGCCGTGGATTCGACACTCGCTCGACTCTCTCCCCATCGCGGTCGAGCCCGTAGACCCGGCGCGTGTCGGGAGCGCCGTTCTCGAACTCGCGCATGATCGCGGAATCTCCGTCTACGACGCGATGTACCTTGAGTTGGCGCTGCGCATGGGGCTGCCGTTGGCCACTCTCGACGAACGACTTGCGGCCGAAGCACGGGCCGTGGGCGTGGAGGCGCTGGGCGGGTGA
- a CDS encoding aldehyde dehydrogenase family protein has product MIDIPAIRWGKPYESLEKATIVHFETGEELATLHQTNPGLVQRDMRRAQRARDILREIPSSELISMVIEAADLYLNADLPLGSGSQTPEDFVHYQSATTGLPEHMCRANMDKNHFVLTNMGEVLEALTRGLDLDILARGHGVEERGVPVSYQAQAPVIGLVLPSNSPGVHTLWMPVIPLQVGLVFKPGPQEPWTPYRMTEAFAQAGVPREAISIYPGEGDIGAAVLASCSRSMIFGGADTVARYQNDPRVQPHGPGFSKILLGDDVVDDWEQYLDVMVDSVLVNSGRSCISCSGVWASRHTEEIAQALAERLAPVLPKPADDPESPLAAFTVPGMAKAIDGMIERQVDVPGVRDLTSEIRGNGRLDERERCDYLLPTVLHCADADIEAANVEYMFPFVSVVECPQQKMLSAIDDTLVCSAITNDEGWRRQLIDATHVDRLNLGPVPTIQLNWLQPHEGNIIDFLFRARAFQEADVAQ; this is encoded by the coding sequence ATGATCGACATCCCCGCCATCCGTTGGGGCAAGCCCTACGAGTCGCTCGAGAAGGCGACGATCGTCCACTTCGAGACCGGCGAGGAGCTGGCCACGCTGCACCAGACCAACCCCGGCCTGGTCCAGCGCGACATGCGCCGCGCCCAGCGCGCCCGCGACATCCTGCGTGAGATCCCGTCCAGCGAACTGATCTCGATGGTGATCGAGGCCGCCGACCTCTACCTGAACGCGGACCTACCTCTCGGCAGCGGCAGCCAGACCCCGGAGGACTTCGTCCACTACCAGTCGGCGACGACCGGCCTGCCCGAGCACATGTGCCGGGCGAACATGGACAAGAACCACTTCGTGCTGACGAACATGGGCGAGGTGCTGGAGGCGCTGACCCGCGGTCTCGACCTGGACATCCTTGCCCGCGGCCACGGCGTCGAGGAACGCGGCGTGCCGGTCAGCTACCAGGCGCAGGCGCCGGTGATCGGTCTGGTGCTGCCGTCCAACTCGCCGGGCGTGCACACGCTGTGGATGCCGGTCATCCCGCTTCAGGTCGGTCTCGTGTTCAAGCCGGGACCGCAGGAACCGTGGACGCCCTACCGGATGACCGAGGCCTTCGCCCAGGCCGGCGTGCCACGCGAGGCGATCTCGATCTACCCGGGGGAAGGCGATATCGGCGCGGCCGTCCTCGCCTCCTGCTCGCGCAGCATGATCTTCGGCGGCGCGGATACGGTCGCCCGCTATCAGAACGATCCCCGAGTGCAGCCGCACGGCCCCGGCTTCAGCAAGATCCTGCTCGGCGACGACGTCGTCGACGACTGGGAGCAGTACCTCGACGTGATGGTCGACAGTGTGCTGGTCAACAGCGGCCGGAGCTGCATCTCCTGCTCAGGCGTCTGGGCTTCGCGCCACACGGAGGAGATCGCCCAGGCCCTCGCCGAGCGGCTGGCGCCCGTGCTGCCCAAGCCGGCCGACGACCCCGAGTCTCCGCTCGCAGCCTTCACCGTTCCGGGGATGGCGAAGGCGATCGACGGCATGATCGAGCGGCAGGTCGACGTACCTGGCGTGCGCGACCTGACTTCCGAGATTCGCGGCAACGGTCGGCTCGACGAACGCGAACGCTGCGACTACCTGCTGCCTACCGTCCTCCACTGCGCCGACGCGGACATCGAGGCGGCGAACGTCGAGTACATGTTCCCCTTCGTCTCCGTCGTCGAGTGCCCGCAGCAGAAGATGCTGAGCGCGATCGACGACACCCTGGTGTGCAGCGCGATCACGAACGACGAAGGCTGGCGGCGGCAACTGATCGACGCCACCCACGTCGACCGCCTGAACCTCGGCCCGGTGCCGACGATTCAGCTCAACTGGCTACAGCCGCATGAAGGGAACATCATCGACTTCCTGTTCCGGGCGCGTGCGTTCCAGGAAGCGGACGTGGCTCAGTAA
- a CDS encoding Rieske (2Fe-2S) protein has product MEDRRTVLKSALALGLGVRGLNVLHAQTDDPRRARPQEGDRFVFAFGARQGETVRVDDVPLASEQLICYAMDPSSGAVRDGSRLNQVLLLRFEPDSLTPETREASADGVVAYSGICTHTGCDIEDWSEEAEFLVCSCHDSEFDPRDGAEVISGPAPRRLPSLPLRSEGGVLVAAGGFSATIRFEKEF; this is encoded by the coding sequence ATGGAGGACCGTCGCACCGTTCTGAAATCGGCTCTGGCGCTGGGTTTGGGTGTGCGCGGCCTGAATGTGCTGCACGCGCAGACCGACGATCCGCGGAGGGCTCGACCTCAGGAAGGGGACCGCTTCGTGTTCGCGTTCGGGGCGCGCCAGGGCGAGACGGTCCGGGTCGACGACGTTCCCCTGGCGAGCGAGCAGCTCATCTGCTACGCGATGGACCCGTCGTCCGGCGCCGTGCGTGACGGCTCGCGCCTGAACCAGGTGCTGCTGTTGCGCTTCGAGCCCGATTCGCTGACCCCGGAGACGCGGGAAGCGTCCGCGGACGGCGTCGTCGCCTACTCGGGCATCTGCACCCACACCGGCTGCGACATCGAGGACTGGTCCGAAGAGGCGGAGTTCCTGGTCTGTTCCTGTCACGACTCGGAGTTCGACCCTCGGGACGGCGCCGAAGTCATCTCGGGCCCGGCCCCGCGCCGGCTGCCGTCGCTGCCGCTTCGCTCGGAAGGGGGCGTGCTGGTTGCAGCCGGCGGCTTCAGCGCGACGATCCGGTTCGAGAAGGAGTTCTGA
- a CDS encoding PQQ-dependent dehydrogenase, methanol/ethanol family encodes MVDRQAVLRRTVTLFVLGAVVAPAIGQEQPYRAVTQERLLAPEPENWLMYRRTYDGWGYSPLDRIDTSNVASLAPAWTFSTSINEGHQAPPIVNDGTLFITTPGSRVLALDARTGELLWRFVPELPEDLQQMHPTNRGVALWGDRVYVATVDARLFALDARTGRVAWETAVENYARGYYMTLAPLAVEGKVMVGVSGGEWGIRGFVAAYDADSGDELWKTYTIPGPGEPGHDSWSGDTWRTGGVPVWVTGTYDPELRLSYWGTGNGGPWMGDARPGDNLYATSVLALDVDTGELKAHHQYHWNDSWDWDEVDPPLLIDVERGGSTRKALVHPGRNAYLWVLERSADSIDFLDATRFVYQDVFTSIDPDTGRPEYDPAKTPGTGERAVFCPSWSGAKNWPPAAWNPDTRLLYIPANENTCSHLEGVEAEYRPGRTFMGMEGGFVSREGADHYGELQAWNLDTREKVWTVEFERKLWGPVLTTGGGLVFVGGTSDRYFRAFDAATGELLWRQRTNSGVTGVPTAFEVDGVQYIAVQSGWGVDAQRGTNHLDGAIGTRTYVPQGGVLWVFALPD; translated from the coding sequence ATGGTGGATCGGCAAGCAGTGCTTCGACGGACGGTCACTCTCTTCGTTCTCGGCGCCGTGGTGGCGCCGGCGATCGGCCAGGAGCAGCCCTACCGCGCGGTCACCCAGGAGCGGCTGCTCGCCCCCGAGCCCGAGAACTGGCTGATGTACCGGCGCACTTACGATGGCTGGGGCTACAGCCCGCTCGACCGGATCGACACGTCGAACGTCGCCTCGCTGGCGCCGGCATGGACCTTCTCGACCAGCATCAACGAGGGCCACCAGGCGCCGCCGATCGTCAACGACGGCACACTGTTCATCACCACGCCGGGCAGCCGCGTCCTCGCGCTCGACGCCCGGACAGGCGAGCTGCTGTGGCGCTTCGTTCCGGAGCTCCCCGAGGATTTGCAGCAGATGCACCCGACCAACCGCGGTGTCGCGCTGTGGGGCGACCGGGTCTACGTCGCCACCGTCGACGCCCGCCTCTTCGCGCTCGACGCGCGGACGGGAAGGGTGGCCTGGGAAACGGCGGTCGAGAACTACGCCCGCGGCTACTACATGACGCTCGCGCCCCTGGCCGTCGAGGGCAAGGTGATGGTCGGCGTGTCCGGAGGCGAGTGGGGCATCCGCGGTTTCGTCGCCGCCTACGACGCCGACAGTGGGGACGAACTCTGGAAGACCTACACGATTCCCGGTCCAGGCGAGCCCGGCCATGACAGTTGGTCCGGCGACACCTGGCGGACCGGCGGCGTGCCGGTCTGGGTCACCGGCACCTACGACCCGGAACTGAGACTGAGCTACTGGGGTACCGGCAACGGCGGTCCCTGGATGGGCGACGCCCGGCCGGGCGACAACCTGTACGCCACCTCGGTGCTGGCGCTCGACGTCGACACCGGCGAGTTGAAGGCGCATCACCAGTACCACTGGAACGACAGTTGGGACTGGGACGAGGTCGATCCGCCGCTGCTGATCGACGTCGAGCGCGGCGGTTCGACCCGCAAGGCGCTGGTCCATCCTGGGCGCAACGCCTACCTCTGGGTGCTGGAACGGAGCGCCGACTCGATCGATTTCCTGGACGCGACGCGTTTCGTGTACCAGGACGTGTTCACGTCGATCGACCCGGACACCGGCCGCCCCGAGTACGACCCGGCGAAGACCCCGGGCACCGGCGAGCGGGCGGTGTTCTGTCCGTCCTGGTCCGGCGCCAAGAACTGGCCGCCGGCCGCCTGGAACCCGGACACGAGGTTGCTCTACATCCCGGCCAACGAGAACACCTGTTCGCACCTCGAAGGGGTCGAGGCGGAGTACCGGCCGGGGCGTACCTTCATGGGCATGGAGGGAGGCTTCGTGTCGCGGGAGGGCGCCGACCACTACGGCGAGCTCCAGGCCTGGAACCTCGACACCCGGGAGAAGGTCTGGACCGTCGAGTTCGAGCGCAAGTTGTGGGGGCCGGTCCTGACGACCGGCGGCGGTCTCGTCTTCGTCGGCGGCACGAGCGACCGCTACTTCCGCGCCTTCGATGCGGCGACCGGCGAGCTCCTGTGGCGCCAGCGGACGAACTCCGGCGTCACCGGCGTGCCGACGGCCTTCGAAGTCGACGGCGTGCAGTACATCGCCGTCCAGTCGGGCTGGGGCGTCGACGCGCAGCGTGGCACGAACCACCTGGACGGTGCGATCGGCACCCGGACCTACGTGCCGCAGGGCGGCGTGCTCTGGGTCTTCGCGTTGCCCGACTAG